The Primulina huaijiensis isolate GDHJ02 chromosome 9, ASM1229523v2, whole genome shotgun sequence genomic interval AGAATATGGAATTTCAAAGGAAGAATGTTCATTGATCACTCCAATCTTCTATCTGACACTTATGGTTGAGACCAATAACAAACCCCACTCTCCCTGTGTGATTACCTGTGTAAGACACTCATAGAGACATGATGCTTGGATCAATATTATTTACAACTTTTTGTGTAACAAATACTTGATCCTACACGTTTTATCTCATGTTAAAAGAGCATGCGTTCACATACAAACGCACAAAATGTGACAGAAGGTCCTGTGATATTACCTGGATAGTGAAAACAGCAGTTTCTGCTAGGCTTTTATACAGCCCGGGACGGTGAATCAGATTACTGAAAGTGGGATTCGGGTAAGAAAGATTTCCAAGATCCTTGattgaaaatcttgattttgcATTCACAAAAATGACTCCAGCATTATTGCAAATAAGTTCCATTCTCTTAGTGTCATCATTGAAGTTTAGTCTTCCAGCCATGAAATAATAAGGCCTCAAAAGCACTTCACTCACCGCTTTTTTCACCTTATCCGCGACGTCAGTTGTATCTGATAAAGTCATATTTGAAGGAACTTCGTAGAAAAAGACTGTTTCGACCGGAAAAGTTAGTGCTTGATCTATGTTGGATAAAAACATGGTTTCTACAGGTGTAGGATTGCTAGGAGAGAACAGTAAAGTCTGTTCCTCTTTCCTTAAATCTTGTAATGTTAAAGAGAGAGTGTGGGAAACCATGACGAAAATGCTTCGATCTTACTGCCTTTTTCAACATATTGTGCACGTATTTATATGTGGAAGGTGcaatatcatcaatttcttatACTATTTAGTCTGTGACAATTGGTGAGAAAAGTGTGAGTAAGGTTTTAGCGGTGCAGTGTTGAACTTGATCGGTTAAATGGGATATTTTATAGTTGAAAATTGTGTACACTTACAGTTCATGGATCTGAAATATAGGCATGAAATTATCATTTCTTGATTTCAATTGGATTCTATAAGTTTTTGCAAGTTTTTTAGGAATTTCTTGGGGCTAAAAACTTGGAGTTCACTTCCAATTCGAAACGACAGTATGACTTGGGAGTGTTTCAATCTTTAAAggtccaagaaattatattatgCACGCCTAATATCTTGTTCTTGCATAGAGATGCTAACTCAATggctagaaaattcaaagatttctTATATAACTGAAAGCGACTATTCTGTTTGTTCTAATTTTTACCAACtctttttcctctcattttttgtTAGTAAATAACTGAGGCATCTTCTAGAAAAAGATTTAGACAAAACAAAAAACAGATATAATTCAATTGAATGCATCATAAATAAAACCAAGTATTCTTATATAACGATAGACTACTTGATACACAGTAGAATCTGTGGAAACATATCCATCTATGatacaaaaaatttcaacaaaagtTATATGTATCAGAATATACTCATGATCATCTAGTACTCATTCCTTGTGACAGAGTACAGAAACTAACTTCAAATAACAAGGAAAACTAGAACTTGCTAGTTGCTATACATATTATCTACCTCCTTGCATTCATCAAAACTAATTTCAGAATTATCATTATGATCCATTAAATCGCTATCGTCTTCTTTGTCAGGACTTATCTCACCATCATCATCTGTTGTACCAAGATATTTTGCTCTGACTTTGATACGCTTACCTTTAATATATCGGTATTCCCATTTTGGTGGCGGatattttctatttaatttttggtaCTTGTCCAACATGTCAAGCTTTTTGAATACATCCCCGACCATGTTAACGACTGGCATAGTGGGTCGAACGCCGAGCTCTTCCATGTCAGCAAATATCTaaatttgaaaagaagaatCTTTTGAGCAGCAAATCTAGACATATGTCTGATTCCTTGAAAACTCAATACTTTATGAAGACGTAAATAATATACAATTACAATGCATTTGATGCAAATTAGCCAAATTCAACCTCATCTATGTAATCGAGATGGAAATATAATGCATTTTTAAGAGAGTAGggttcatatttaattctttcacGAAAAcagtataaattttaaatttttttgggataGTTAGGAATTGCCGAATAGGAGGTACCTCAAACATCTTATCATGCATGTCTCTATGATAATAGATTGAGATCATCCTTTGAAAGAAGATACGGGGCATGCTTTCCAAGTTTTCAGAAAATAGTGTCCCCCAGAGAGCTTCAGCTTCATCAAGTCGTTCATCCTCTGCCAAAGCATTCAGCAAAGCGTAATAGCTTCCCATTGTTCGCCCTTGACCTTTGCTTAACATCCATTTTGTTACCTGTGCTCCAATGTGCAGTAAGATCAAATTATGTCAAGCAACTAATAGAGAGACACTAAACTGTGTATTTATATACATGAATTATTCTCAGAGAGACACTAAAATGTGTATTTATA includes:
- the LOC140984074 gene encoding pentatricopeptide repeat-containing protein At4g21190 isoform X1, which translates into the protein MNLFWVTMENIYSLNLTSIFSNHSFLSCFCFRMLGLRHSLGIFGTGLEPVQFSKNSCRNLVVSFPINEDMFSVSAKTQCGAKGPRPRYPRVWKTKKRIGTISKSLKLIECIKGLSNVKEEVYGALDSFIAWDLEFPLITVKKALKSLENEKEWKRIIQVTKWMLSKGQGRTMGSYYALLNALAEDERLDEAEALWGTLFSENLESMPRIFFQRMISIYYHRDMHDKMFEIFADMEELGVRPTMPVVNMVGDVFKKLDMLDKYQKLNRKYPPPKWEYRYIKGKRIKVRAKYLGTTDDDGEISPDKEDDSDLMDHNDNSEISFDECKEVDNMYSN
- the LOC140984074 gene encoding pentatricopeptide repeat-containing protein At4g21190 isoform X2; the protein is MNLFWVTMENIYSLNLTSIFSNHSFLSCFCFRMLGLRHSLGIFGTGLEPVQFSKNSCRNLVQCGAKGPRPRYPRVWKTKKRIGTISKSLKLIECIKGLSNVKEEVYGALDSFIAWDLEFPLITVKKALKSLENEKEWKRIIQVTKWMLSKGQGRTMGSYYALLNALAEDERLDEAEALWGTLFSENLESMPRIFFQRMISIYYHRDMHDKMFEIFADMEELGVRPTMPVVNMVGDVFKKLDMLDKYQKLNRKYPPPKWEYRYIKGKRIKVRAKYLGTTDDDGEISPDKEDDSDLMDHNDNSEISFDECKEVDNMYSN
- the LOC140984074 gene encoding pentatricopeptide repeat-containing protein At4g21190 isoform X4, which encodes MLGLRHSLGIFGTGLEPVQFSKNSCRNLVQCGAKGPRPRYPRVWKTKKRIGTISKSLKLIECIKGLSNVKEEVYGALDSFIAWDLEFPLITVKKALKSLENEKEWKRIIQVTKWMLSKGQGRTMGSYYALLNALAEDERLDEAEALWGTLFSENLESMPRIFFQRMISIYYHRDMHDKMFEIFADMEELGVRPTMPVVNMVGDVFKKLDMLDKYQKLNRKYPPPKWEYRYIKGKRIKVRAKYLGTTDDDGEISPDKEDDSDLMDHNDNSEISFDECKEVDNMYSN
- the LOC140984074 gene encoding pentatricopeptide repeat-containing protein At4g21190 isoform X3 translates to MLGLRHSLGIFGTGLEPVQFSKNSCRNLVVSFPINEDMFSVSAKTQCGAKGPRPRYPRVWKTKKRIGTISKSLKLIECIKGLSNVKEEVYGALDSFIAWDLEFPLITVKKALKSLENEKEWKRIIQVTKWMLSKGQGRTMGSYYALLNALAEDERLDEAEALWGTLFSENLESMPRIFFQRMISIYYHRDMHDKMFEIFADMEELGVRPTMPVVNMVGDVFKKLDMLDKYQKLNRKYPPPKWEYRYIKGKRIKVRAKYLGTTDDDGEISPDKEDDSDLMDHNDNSEISFDECKEVDNMYSN